The proteins below are encoded in one region of Macrobrachium rosenbergii isolate ZJJX-2024 chromosome 29, ASM4041242v1, whole genome shotgun sequence:
- the LOC136854365 gene encoding trichohyalin-like has translation MADSLDLDIIVGKSSSFGASDFAVAIPGMALLAGLAFAAHRIYTLAGRRDQDLANGMDVNTGETVIIEDSTDLEDHEDIEDDSDLDSEEILSGSPKMEQLYETDDYLNTDYDETDDDLSADFDENDDDLRTDFDEVLRLEDNLETGPLDETDEDLNTEKDLSRLNEDVRKALVEKEKEVDLLKESLALRTKELEEGQKKGEIMKRRLMETEEANITLQENLRLAEADNESILEDVLIIQDKHQALQSLLSQAESLMALGNKLLDNERATNRLLEAELQVLENGLAKLRAEKAKLDEELDEQELDIICLEKALKNEKKKNNVLQPALHRGKEMENLLERAKEREKEMQASLRSLEEELKKKNLQIEDFFKTKREVKCEEVGLQDKLDVALQHGKELERMLKEAEERERKIANDLEEKVQNRDDHIQDLLGQEKTLKSEIEALRTKLENTVSHGEKRFEKKYLRKKREEEERFRQTVYWMQQFWQRDDEVKKLRKEEEDRREQMQEMETILTNLREENQKLLRTVEEQVNKNHLLVKEEEDAKTEMRKHHQETLRQKDKEAEKQREREEELLNNLESTLRQEQNLKRLLECKEEDIVSLKQRESESQQEVQQLVKDYEMLKEKCETQEENRLREEKSASRRS, from the coding sequence ATGGCGGATTCTCTGGATCTTGATATCATTGTGGGAAAATCTAGCAGCTTTGGTGCGTCAGATTTTGCCGTCGCCATCCCTGGGATGGCCTTGTTGGCAGGCCTGGCGTTTGCTGCCCACCGGATTTACACTCTTGCAGGAAGGCGAGATCAGGACCTAGCAAACGGAATGGATGTTAATACCGGAGAGACGGTTATAATAGAAGACAGTACTGACTTGGAAGATCACGAGGATATCGAGGACGATTCGGATTTGGACAGCGAAGAAATTTTGTCTGGCAGTCCAAAAATGGAACAACTCTACGAGACTGACGATTACTTGAATACCGACTATGACGAGACCGATGATGACTTAAGTGCGGACTTTGACGAAAATGATGATGACCTACGTACGGACTTTGACGAAGTACTTAGACTGGAAGACAACCTAGAAACAGGACCACTCGACGAGACTGATGAAGACCTGAATACGGAGAAAGATCTCAGTAGGCTGAATGAAGACGTTCGGAAGGCTTTGgttgagaaagagaaggaagtcgACCTTCTGAAAGAGTCCCTCGCCCTCAGAACTAAGGAACTCGAGGAAGGTCAAAAGAAAGGCGAGATAATGAAGAGACGACTGATGGAAACTGAAGAGGCAAACATCACTCTCCAAGAAAATCTGAGGCTCGCTGAGGCGGACAACGAAAGCATTCTGGAGGATGTCCTGATTATTCAGGACAAACATCAAGCGCTTCAGTCACTTTTGAGCCAAGCAGAATCTCTGATGGCCTTAGGAAATAAACTTTTAGACAACGAGAGAGCAACGAATCGGTTATTGGAAGCCGAGCTTCAAGTATTGGAGAACGGGTTGGCTAAACTACGAGCAGAAAAGGCAAAGCTGGACGAAGAGTTAGACGAACAAGAACTGGATATAATCTGCCTGGAGAAAGCtttaaaaaacgagaaaaagaagaataacgtTCTACAGCCTGCTCTCCATCGCGGGAAAGAGATGGAGAACTTGTTGGAAAGagcgaaggaaagagagaaggagatgcAAGCTTCCCTGAGATCCTTAGAAGAGGAGCTCAAAAAGAAGAACCTTCAAATAGAAgatttcttcaaaacaaaacgaGAGGTCAAATGTGAAGAAGTAGGACTCCAGGATAAACTAGACGTCGCTCTCCAACATGGAAAGGAGCTGGAGAGGATGCTgaaggaagcagaagaaagagagagaaaaattgcgaACGATTTAGAAGAGAAGGTTCAAAACAGAGATGATCACATACAAGACTTATTAGGCCAAGAAAAAACACTGAAGAGTGAAATAGAAGCTTTGCGAACCAAATTAGAAAATACTGTGAGTCACGGAGAGAAGAGATTTGAGAAGAAATACCTTcgaaagaagagggaggaggaggaacgatTCAGGCAAACAGTATACTGGATGCAACAGTTTTGGCAAAGAGACGACGAAGTCAAAAAactgaggaaagaggaagaagaccgTCGAGAGCAGATGCAAGAGATGGAAACCATTCTAACAAACCTTCGGGAGGAGAACCAAAAGCTGCTCAGAACAGTTGAGGAGCAGGTGAATAAAAATCATCTGTTAGTTAAGGAAGAGGAAGACGCAAAGACTGAAATGAGAAAGCATCATCAGGAGACACTCAGGCAAAAGGACAAAGAAGCAGAGAAGCAACGTGAGCGGGAGGAGGAACTCCTGAACAACTTGGAAAGCACTCTGCGTCAAGAACAAAACCTGAAACGCTTGTTAGAATGTAAAGAAGAAGACATCGTCTCTTTGAAGCAGAGGGAGAGCGAAAGCCAGCAGGAAGTGCAACAACTGGTAAAAGATTAcgaaatgttgaaagaaaagtGCGAGACACAGGAGGAAAACAGGCTGAGAGAAGAAAAAAGCGCCTCAAGGAGAAGCTAA